A section of the Lepus europaeus isolate LE1 chromosome 10, mLepTim1.pri, whole genome shotgun sequence genome encodes:
- the LOC133767683 gene encoding olfactory receptor 6C2-like produces the protein MRNYTALTTFILVGLTDDTDLQIPVAIFFLLTYLHSIFGNLAIVILTLVDSHLQTPMYFFLRNFSVLEFSFTAFCIPRFLYAMATGDNTISYNACFTQLFFVFFFSVTEFLLLTAMSYDRYVAICKPLHYMTIMSNRVCIRILMGCVMLTLIIITPPFTLVFDLEFCDSNIIDHFACDVGPMLKITCNDTEFLEHFVFVLAVLTLLFTLGCVITSYTHIIRTILRFPSAQQRTKAFSTCSSHIIVVSITYGSCVFMYIKPSEKEDVAMNKVVALLITSVTPVMNPFIYTQRNKQVIQAFKDMTKRIEAISRK, from the coding sequence ATGAGAAATTACACAGCATTAACAACATTCATCTTGGTGGGTCTAACAGATGATACAGATCTTCAGATACCAGTTGCTATCTTTTTCCTTCTAACCTACTTGCATAGTATTTTTGGGAACCTGGCCATCGTCATTCTCACCTTAGTGGATTCTCACCTCCAAACACCCATGTACTTTTTCCTCCGGAATTTCTCTGTGCTGGAGTTCTCTTTTACAGCTTTCTGCATTCCCAGATTCCTGTACGCAATGGCAACTGGGGACAATACTATAAGCTATAATGCGTGCTTCACtcaactgttttttgttttcttcttcagtgTGACTGAGTTCCTTCTCCTGACAGCCATGTCCTATGACCGCTACGTGGCCATCTGCAAACCCCTGCACTACATGACCATCATGAGCAACAGAGTCTGCATCAGGATCCTCATGGGGTGTGTCATGCTTACTCTAATCATCATCACCCCACCATTTACTCTGGTCTTTGATCTCGAGTTTTGTGACTCTAACATCATAGATCACTTTGCCTGTGACGTAGGGCCCATGCTGAAGATCACCTGCAATGACACAGAGTTTTTGGAGCACTTTGTCTTCGTCTTGGCTGTGCTGACGCTTCTGTTCACGTTAGGGTGTGTGATTACGTCCTACACACACATCATCAGGACCATTCTCAGATTCCCTTCTGCTCAGCAGAGGACAAAAGCTTTTTCCACTTGTTCTTCTCACATAATTGTGGTTTCTATCACTTATGGAAGCTGCGTCTTCATGTACATTAAGCCATCTGAAAAAGAAGACGTGGCTATGAATAAGGTGGTGGCATTGCTCATAACCTCAGTTACTCCAGTGATGAATCCCTTCATTTACACCCAGAGGAACAAGCAGGTGATACAAGCTTTCAAAGACATGACCAAAAGGATTGAGGCCATCTCAAGGAAGTAA